One Hugenholtzia roseola DSM 9546 genomic window carries:
- a CDS encoding pyruvate dehydrogenase complex E1 component subunit beta: MRVIQFREALREAMSEEMRRDERVFLMGEEVAEYNGAYKVSQGMLDEFGAKRVIDTPIAELGFAGIGVGAAMNGLRPIIEFMTFNFSLVAIDQVINSAAKMYSMSGGQYPVPIVFRGPTGNAGQLAAQHSQNFENWYANCAGLKVVVPSNPYDAKGLLKSAIRDNDPVIFMESELMYGDKGEVPENEYLIPIGVADIKREGTDVTLVSFGKIMKIALEAAELLEKEGISVEVIDLRSVRPIDYATVINSVKKTNRLVIVEEAWPLASIATDITYNVQRHAFDYLDAPIRRINSMDVPLAYAPTLIEAVLPNVKRTVEAIKSVLYVAK, from the coding sequence ATGCGAGTAATACAATTCCGCGAAGCCTTGCGCGAGGCGATGAGCGAAGAAATGCGTCGCGACGAGCGTGTCTTCCTGATGGGCGAGGAGGTTGCCGAATACAATGGGGCTTACAAAGTCAGTCAGGGCATGTTAGACGAATTTGGGGCGAAGCGCGTCATCGACACGCCCATTGCAGAATTGGGCTTTGCAGGCATTGGCGTGGGAGCGGCAATGAATGGCTTGCGTCCGATAATCGAGTTTATGACCTTCAATTTTTCACTCGTAGCAATAGACCAAGTTATCAATTCGGCGGCGAAGATGTATTCCATGTCGGGCGGACAGTATCCTGTGCCCATTGTTTTTCGCGGTCCCACAGGAAATGCGGGGCAGCTGGCGGCGCAGCACTCTCAAAATTTCGAAAACTGGTACGCCAACTGTGCAGGGCTAAAAGTAGTCGTCCCCTCGAATCCTTATGATGCCAAAGGGCTTTTGAAATCTGCTATTCGCGACAACGACCCTGTTATCTTCATGGAGTCGGAATTGATGTATGGCGATAAAGGTGAAGTGCCTGAAAATGAATATCTTATCCCCATTGGCGTAGCCGACATCAAACGCGAAGGCACAGATGTTACGCTTGTTTCTTTTGGCAAGATTATGAAAATTGCCTTAGAAGCCGCCGAGCTATTGGAAAAAGAGGGCATTTCGGTAGAAGTAATAGATTTGCGTAGTGTGCGCCCCATCGATTACGCAACAGTTATCAATTCGGTTAAGAAAACAAATCGCTTAGTCATTGTAGAAGAGGCTTGGCCTTTGGCTTCTATCGCTACCGACATTACCTACAACGTTCAAAGACACGCCTTTGATTATTTAGACGCGCCCATTCGCCGCATCAACTCTATGGACGTGCCTTTGGCTTACGCCCCTACCCTTATCGAGGCAGTTCTGCCCAACGTCAAACGCACCGTAGAGGCGATAAAGTCGGTTTTGTATGTTGCCAAATAG
- a CDS encoding peptidase domain-containing ABC transporter has product MRYGVAREIVYQIIKRWNPEQAQYRINALPEDDHHSLQDMSQWVGRLQEMGRDVNLHFLDKELEFSELEEVLKVSPLPILVFEPHHSQVQPLLIWREKRSIHVLRLQYDEWIEEQVEDLEILAERFLDRKDVFRSPERKEFKSIFVLLPMMIDPIASYESDKPYTPMRRLWHLLGTEKRDIFYIYVYAIVVGLLSLSLPLGVQAIIGLISGGLIINSVVILVGVVIMGTLLSGILQVMQMTVVETLEQRLFARAAFEFTYRLPRIRLESLLKNYAPELANRFFDILTLQKGFAKMFTELITAVLQILFGILLLAFYHPFFVFFGILLLMILVAIFAFTGEKGLKTSLEESKYKYKVVHWLEELGRNLTMFKLIGNSTIPISKMNSYLSGYLYKRKSHFSVLVSQFTAFVVFKTLITGGVLILGSALVIDRRITLGQFVASEIVIISVIAAIEKLITNLNLIYDMLTAVEKVGNITDLPLDKHKPLDLKDKSKLHIKVKNLTYTYPDTGKLVLKGVDLEVQAGEYIAIVGGNDAGKTTLIKVLMGLMENYGGTIAFNDFNLRDLNSANLQDLIGDCLSHEDLFEGTLLENLTVGRQNYENDDLIRALEITELLEVIQEMPQGLQTQILPSGKGFSSTFRKKVILARSIIGKPRLFVFDDFFFNLEGKFKKRVLDRIMDKQNRKQSIIAVSHDPIYLERADKIYFLQEGRVSAVGTLGELIQNPEFMAVLPTVIKIS; this is encoded by the coding sequence ATGAGATATGGCGTTGCACGCGAAATAGTCTATCAAATCATCAAGCGTTGGAATCCAGAGCAGGCGCAATACCGCATCAATGCGCTGCCCGAAGACGACCACCATTCTTTGCAAGACATGAGCCAATGGGTAGGACGCTTGCAAGAGATGGGGCGCGATGTAAATCTTCACTTTTTGGACAAAGAATTAGAGTTTTCCGAGTTGGAGGAGGTGCTAAAAGTCAGCCCCCTTCCAATTTTGGTCTTCGAGCCGCATCATAGCCAAGTGCAGCCGCTTCTTATTTGGCGCGAAAAGCGCAGTATCCACGTTTTGCGCCTACAATACGACGAATGGATAGAGGAGCAGGTAGAAGATTTGGAGATTTTAGCCGAGCGTTTTTTAGACCGCAAAGATGTCTTTCGTAGCCCTGAACGCAAAGAGTTCAAGTCTATTTTTGTGCTGCTGCCCATGATGATAGACCCCATTGCGAGCTATGAAAGCGATAAGCCTTATACGCCCATGCGCCGTTTGTGGCATCTTTTGGGTACGGAAAAGCGCGACATTTTTTATATCTACGTCTATGCGATTGTAGTGGGGCTTCTTAGCCTTTCGCTGCCTTTGGGGGTGCAGGCTATCATTGGTCTGATTTCGGGTGGTCTGATAATCAACTCTGTCGTCATTTTGGTCGGGGTAGTGATTATGGGAACGCTATTGAGCGGCATTTTACAGGTAATGCAAATGACGGTAGTGGAAACTTTGGAGCAGCGGCTTTTTGCACGTGCCGCCTTCGAATTTACGTATCGCCTGCCGCGTATTCGTTTGGAGTCGCTTCTAAAAAATTACGCACCTGAATTAGCAAACCGCTTTTTCGACATCCTGACCCTGCAAAAAGGCTTTGCCAAGATGTTCACCGAACTTATTACGGCGGTGCTGCAAATTTTATTTGGCATCTTGCTGTTGGCTTTTTATCACCCCTTCTTTGTCTTCTTTGGCATCTTGCTGCTGATGATTTTAGTCGCTATTTTCGCCTTTACGGGAGAAAAGGGCTTGAAAACTTCCTTAGAAGAGTCGAAGTACAAATACAAAGTGGTGCATTGGTTGGAAGAATTAGGGCGCAATCTGACCATGTTCAAACTCATTGGCAATAGCACCATTCCGATTAGCAAGATGAATAGCTATCTTTCGGGCTATCTATACAAGCGCAAATCGCATTTTAGCGTCTTGGTTTCACAATTTACGGCTTTTGTTGTCTTCAAAACCCTTATTACAGGCGGCGTACTCATTTTGGGCAGTGCCTTAGTAATTGATAGGCGCATTACATTGGGGCAGTTTGTAGCCTCCGAAATTGTGATTATTTCGGTCATTGCAGCGATTGAAAAATTGATAACAAACCTCAATCTTATCTATGATATGCTGACGGCTGTGGAAAAAGTAGGCAACATCACCGACCTACCTTTGGACAAACACAAGCCGCTGGATTTGAAGGACAAGAGCAAGCTGCACATCAAAGTTAAAAATCTGACCTATACCTACCCTGATACGGGCAAATTGGTGCTCAAAGGCGTAGATTTGGAAGTGCAGGCGGGCGAATATATCGCCATTGTGGGTGGCAATGATGCAGGCAAAACAACGCTTATCAAGGTTTTGATGGGTCTGATGGAAAACTATGGCGGCACTATCGCCTTTAATGATTTCAACCTACGCGACCTCAACTCTGCCAACTTGCAAGACCTTATCGGCGATTGCCTTTCGCATGAAGACCTTTTCGAAGGCACGCTTTTGGAAAACCTCACCGTAGGCAGGCAGAATTATGAAAACGACGACCTCATTCGCGCTTTGGAAATTACCGAACTTTTAGAAGTCATACAAGAGATGCCACAAGGTTTGCAGACGCAAATCCTACCTTCGGGGAAAGGCTTTTCTTCTACCTTCCGCAAAAAAGTGATTTTGGCGCGTAGCATCATCGGCAAGCCCAGACTTTTTGTCTTTGACGATTTCTTCTTCAATTTAGAAGGCAAATTTAAAAAGCGCGTCTTGGATAGAATCATGGACAAACAAAACAGAAAGCAGTCTATTATCGCCGTTAGCCACGACCCCATTTATTTGGAACGCGCCGACAAAATCTACTTCCTACAAGAAGGGCGCGTATCAGCCGTAGGTACGCTTGGCGAGCTTATCCAAAATCCCGAATTTATGGCGGTGCTGCCTACTGTCATCAAAATCTCCTAA